Within Dehalococcoidia bacterium, the genomic segment CAGGAGCCTGAGCCGGCCAGTCTGCTATCATGGCCACGATCCGGGGCGGTTGCGCCCCGTGGGAACGTGGTGCTGGCCTTGTGACGCTGATCTCCACGCAGCAAGGCGCGCGGCCGCGGGGACGCACGGCCGTTTTCGTCGCGCTGCTGACGCTGCTGCTCGTCGCGATTCTCTTCCCCATTCTGCCCAGCCGCCTGCACGCGCACGAGGGCGACATCGCCTCCCAGACCGTGCGCGCCCCACGCGACTTCAGCTACAACAGCGATGTGCTGCGTCGCCAGCAGCAGGATCGCGCCCGCGCTGCCGTGCCGGACGCCTTCTCCTACAACGTCAACGTCAAGAACGATCAACTGGCGCGCCTGAGCGACATGCTCGCGCGGATCAACACGACGCTGGCGAATACCTCGCTCAGCCGCCCGCAGATGGCCGACGCGATCGGCGCGCAGGTCACATCGCTGAGCGCCGATCAACGCACAGCCGTGGTGCAGTTCAGCCCCCAGGAATGGAAGCAGGTCGAGGACGAGGCGACGCGGCTGCTCGGCACGGTGTTGGAAGACGCCTTCGCGCAGGCCGACGTGCCCAGCCGTAGCGCCAGCCTCACCAACCGCGTCAGCGTCGGCCTCACCGCCGTGCAGGGCGACGTAGCCGTGGCGCTGGTGCGCGGCCTCGTCGTACCGACCGAGCGCATCGACGATGCGGCGACCAAGCAGGCGCGCGACCAGGCGGCCGCCACCGTGCCGCCGCAGCCACAGCATTTCGCCGCGAACCAGGTGCTGGTGCGCGAAGGCGATGTGATCGACGCGCAGAAGCTGGAGTCGCTGCAAAATGCCGGCCTGTTGACCGTGCGCCTGCGCTATTCGGACCTTGGCGCGGTGGCGCTGCTGGCTCTGATCAGCAGTGCGGCGCTGGCGGCGTTCCTGCTGGCCTTCCATCCTGCGGTGCTCGAGGCGACCCGGCGACTGCTGTTGCTGGCCGTCATCGTCGCGGGTGCGGTGTTGCTGGCGAAAATCTACATGCCACTGGTGCTGCCGGACGGCAAGCGCCACTTCCTCGCCTTCGCCTTCCCGGCGGCAGCGGTGCCGATGCTCGTCGCCTCGCTCTTCGATACGGGGCTGGCGGTGGCGATCGCCGGCGTGGGCGCCCTGCTCGTCGCCTTCACCGCGCTCTACCTGCCCGATCTCTCCGGCATCGTCGGCCTCACCGCCCTGCAGCCGCTGGAGATGACGGCCGCCTTCTTCTTCTCCGGCCTGGCCGGCGTGCTGGTCGTCAACCGCGCCGAGCGCTTCAACCGCTTCCTGCTTGCCGGCGTCGCCGTGGCCGCGGCCGTGTCCGCGGTGCTGTTCGGCTTCTGGCTGCTGGACACGACGCATCGCCCGGCGGATGTGGGCTGGCTGCTGCTGGCGGGTGGGATCAGCGGCGTGAGCAGCTCGTTGCTCACGGTCGGCACCTTCGTCCTGCTGGGCACCGTGTTCAACGTCACCACACGCCTGCAGTTGATGGAGCTGGGGCAGCTCAACCAGCCCTTGCTGCGCCGCCTGCAGGACGAGGCGCCGGGCACCTTTCATCACAGCATCCTCGTCGGCAACCTGGGCGAGCGCGCCGCCGACCTGATCGGCGCCGACGCGCTGCTGGTGCGCGTGGGCTGCTACTACCACGACATCGGCAAGCTCTCGCGTCCCGGCTTCTTCATCGAAAACCAGCTCGGCGGCAAGAACCCGCACGAACAGCTCGACCCGCTCACCTCGAACCAGATCATCCAGGAGCACGTGCGCTACGGCGCCGAGCTGGCTCGGCGCCACCATCTGCCCGAGCGCGTGCGCGACTTCACCCAGGAGCACCACGGCTCGCGCGTCGTCGCCTACTTCTACCGCAAGGCCGCGGAGCGCGACCCGGAGATCGACCCGGCGATCTTCAGTTATCCCGGCCCGCGGCCGCGCAGCCGCGAGACGGCGATCGCCATGCTGGCCGACTCGACGGAAGCCGTGGTGCGCTCCTCGCGGGACCACAGCTTCGAGACGATCGACCGCCTGGTCGAAGGTGTCGTGGCGGAACGGCTGGCGGAGGGCCAGTTCGACGACTGCGCCCTGACGCTGCGCGACCTGCGCACGATCGCCAACTCGTTCAAAGCCACGCTGCGCGCCATCTACCACCCGCGCATCGAGTATCCGCAGCCGACCGAAGCGGAGAAGCGCCGCCTGTCGCGGCGCGCCGGCGCCGCCGCGGACGCCCTCGCCGCCGAGGAGCCCATCGTGCCGTCGCTGGCCACGGGCACGACGGCGCCGCGGGGCGAGCCGCTGCTGGGCGACGAGGCCGCGCCCTGGCCGGTGCCGGTGCGCGAGGATCCGCCGGCCGCGGCAGCGGCCCATGAAACAGCTCCGGCGCCCCCGTCTCCGCAGCCGGCCGCACAGCCGGTGGAAGGCGAGCGTGACGGCGCCGCCGAGCCGGCCGGCGACGACAGCGCGCTCACCGCCGACGCAACGCCCGCCGTCGAGCACGCCGAGGCAGCGCCGGCAGCCGGCGACGATCTTCCGGGCGCGCAGCGCCAGCGTTGGGAGGCGGCGGACGAGGAGCAGGAACGGCCCGCGCCAGCCGGCCGCCGCGCCGGTTGAGCCTCCGCCGGTCGCTCCGCAGCGGCAGACCGCGCCGCGCAACGCACGGGTGCGATCGCCGGAGTGTGGGCTTAGAGCGCCGGTGCAGCGACCCGATCGGGCAGCCCCGCCTCAAACACCTGCGCGAGTTGGGCGACCGGCAGATCGATGGCGCCCGCCAGGCGCAGGCGGTCGCCGTCGACGCGGCCCAGCGCCGTGCAGGGCACGTCTTCCTCGGCGGCGATGGCGCGCAGCGCCGCGGCGTGTTCGGGCCGCAGCGCGACGACGATACGCGACTGCTCCTCGCCGAAGAGCGCCGCGTCCGCGCGGCCCGCGATGCGGAGATCGGCTGCGTCGAGACCGTTGCCGCCGGCGATGCAGCACTCGGCCAGCGCCTGAGCCAGCCCGCCGTCGGCGCAGTCATGCGCGGCGCTGAGCAGGCCGCCGCGCGCCGCGCGCAGGCAGACCCGCTGCACCCGCCTGTCGAGCTCGAGGTCGATGCGTGGCCGCCCGGCCACACGGCCATGGATCGACGCCAGGTACTCGCTGGCGCCGAGCGCCGTCACGTTGCCGGGCAGGGCGCGGCCTGCTGACCCGGCGCCGAGCAGATAGACCTCGTCGCCGGCAGCGCGGAAGGCCAGTTCCAGGCGGTAGCGCACGTCCTCCAGCACGCCGAGCATGCCGGCCACGGGCGTCGGGTAGATCGCCTCGCCGTTGGTCTCGTTGTAGAGGCTGACGTTGCCCGAGATCACCGGCGTATCGAGCACGCGGCAGGCCGCGGCCATGCCGCTGATGCAGCGCTCGAGCTGGTAGTAGACATCGGGCTTCTCCGGGTTGCCGAAGTTGAGGCAGTCGGTCACGGCCACGGGCTCCGCGCCGGTGCAGACGACGTTGCGCGCCGCCTCCGCCACCGCGATCGCGCCGCCGGCGTACGGATCGAGGTAGCAATAGCGGCCGTTGCCGTCGGTGCTGAGGGCGATGCCCCGTTGCGTACCGCGGATCCGCAGCACCGCCGCGTCGGCCTCGCCGGGCGAGATCACGGTGTTGGTCATCACCTGGTGGTCGTACTGGCGATAGATCCAGCGCTTGGAGGCGCCGTTGCCGCCGGCGAGCAGCCGCATCAGCGCCCGCTCGGCCGCGTTCTCTCCGGCCGCGCCGCGGGCGAGATCGAGATCGGGGAGCGCGGCCAGATCCGCGTCTTGCAGGCTCGCCAGCCAGGCCGGTTCGACCACGGCGCGACGGTACTGCGGCGGGCTGGTCAGCTCGCGCACAGGCAG encodes:
- a CDS encoding HDIG domain-containing protein produces the protein MTLISTQQGARPRGRTAVFVALLTLLLVAILFPILPSRLHAHEGDIASQTVRAPRDFSYNSDVLRRQQQDRARAAVPDAFSYNVNVKNDQLARLSDMLARINTTLANTSLSRPQMADAIGAQVTSLSADQRTAVVQFSPQEWKQVEDEATRLLGTVLEDAFAQADVPSRSASLTNRVSVGLTAVQGDVAVALVRGLVVPTERIDDAATKQARDQAAATVPPQPQHFAANQVLVREGDVIDAQKLESLQNAGLLTVRLRYSDLGAVALLALISSAALAAFLLAFHPAVLEATRRLLLLAVIVAGAVLLAKIYMPLVLPDGKRHFLAFAFPAAAVPMLVASLFDTGLAVAIAGVGALLVAFTALYLPDLSGIVGLTALQPLEMTAAFFFSGLAGVLVVNRAERFNRFLLAGVAVAAAVSAVLFGFWLLDTTHRPADVGWLLLAGGISGVSSSLLTVGTFVLLGTVFNVTTRLQLMELGQLNQPLLRRLQDEAPGTFHHSILVGNLGERAADLIGADALLVRVGCYYHDIGKLSRPGFFIENQLGGKNPHEQLDPLTSNQIIQEHVRYGAELARRHHLPERVRDFTQEHHGSRVVAYFYRKAAERDPEIDPAIFSYPGPRPRSRETAIAMLADSTEAVVRSSRDHSFETIDRLVEGVVAERLAEGQFDDCALTLRDLRTIANSFKATLRAIYHPRIEYPQPTEAEKRRLSRRAGAAADALAAEEPIVPSLATGTTAPRGEPLLGDEAAPWPVPVREDPPAAAAAHETAPAPPSPQPAAQPVEGERDGAAEPAGDDSALTADATPAVEHAEAAPAAGDDLPGAQRQRWEAADEEQERPAPAGRRAG
- the purL gene encoding phosphoribosylformylglycinamidine synthase subunit PurL — protein: MLGYAAGMTVDQRFLDQIALSRDEYALVVQRLGREPNELELGMFGALWSEHCGYKNSRPLLKLFPTEGARVLTRAGEENAGAVEIGDGWLVAMKVESHNHPSAIEPFQGAATGVGGIIRDIFAMGVRPVALLDSLRFGSLEAADGSIEESETAARNRRLFAGVVEGIGWYGNCIGLPTVGGEAVFAPSYSGNPLVNAMCVGVARVGELVKARADGPGNVLVLVGADTGRDGIHGATFASVELNEQSEERRPAVQVGNPFMEKLLMEACMELVRHDWIVGLQDLGAAGLTSSAIECAAKAGTGLRIDVLKVPRREAGMSAYEVMLSESQERMLVIAKRGCAERVRELFARWELRSDVIGEVTADGTARIMEGERELACLPVRELTSPPQYRRAVVEPAWLASLQDADLAALPDLDLARGAAGENAAERALMRLLAGGNGASKRWIYRQYDHQVMTNTVISPGEADAAVLRIRGTQRGIALSTDGNGRYCYLDPYAGGAIAVAEAARNVVCTGAEPVAVTDCLNFGNPEKPDVYYQLERCISGMAAACRVLDTPVISGNVSLYNETNGEAIYPTPVAGMLGVLEDVRYRLELAFRAAGDEVYLLGAGSAGRALPGNVTALGASEYLASIHGRVAGRPRIDLELDRRVQRVCLRAARGGLLSAAHDCADGGLAQALAECCIAGGNGLDAADLRIAGRADAALFGEEQSRIVVALRPEHAAALRAIAAEEDVPCTALGRVDGDRLRLAGAIDLPVAQLAQVFEAGLPDRVAAPAL